Genomic DNA from Lactuca sativa cultivar Salinas chromosome 8, Lsat_Salinas_v11, whole genome shotgun sequence:
ATCAAAGAATAAAGAAAATATCTTTAAAAATTAAAAGAAGACTAAGTGAAAGACAAGGAAGAAGATCCCCTTCCACCGGAGAATTGATGCTAGCAGCGGAGAGCAACGACCATTCCCTATCTCACATTTCCTGTAGCCTTGCTTCACCCACCCACACCCACTGCAACATGTATGCATTCTTCTTCCTTAGTGGTTGTATTCCTTTAATCCTTTTGCTTTTGAGGACTAGACTTGtgctatttatatttattttcttttgtctGTTGCTATGTTTAGATGACCAAGAACACGCAATGTCAGAATATAGTCACTATGACCTTAGGCTTTAGGCTTTAGGACCTCCCATGAGCGTGTGTGTCTTAGTGTTTATTGTATTTGTTTATAATGGGATTTGTAAATTGTAATATTGGTAAAATTACTAATGTCTCCCAAAGTGCATCCTACAACCCAAAAACACAATTGATTTTATCTTCTTTTCTGTTATACATTTTCTCTAGATACTAATTTTTAGTTAATGTTATCATttgtgttttattatttaattagtttttagtAGAAACTTTTATAAGTGTAATATTTTACTTAATTGTATAATTTATATTACTATATTTATATTATTGATTTCTATTTAGTCTCAAATTTatataaagaatatatatatatatatatatatatatatatatatatatatatatatatatatatatatatatatatatattcggccCCCCTTCTTCTATTGCTTGTGTTCCGTCCCTGAACATACGAATGagtaatcaattgaaatctcatttaaacttaaaatagaagatattatGCTTCAAAGtatataggttcataataatatccggaacttttaaaatttgaaattaatagtttccgagatttcaacatataatatatttggaAAGAAATTTTGAATGTAAATAGAACCTAAATTTAAGGttacattaataaggaaccaattttgtagttgtaagtttggaaagaattcaagtattattttcattcaattcctacatttaatttcctaatataacgggttgacttcttgtttgatcaaggtgacgtaagcaaattgatctaagggtgtaaaacctataaagaaaacacaatcaacgactcagattgttttagatgatgtcataaggtttcttttttaataatatttagagataatctgggaaaaatactaAATGTGGTTTTAATATACTGAAATCCGattttgtgtatttaagtgtatttaatcttagaaaataggagaaaaatagtatatagaagagaaaaatcatcaaaatttttatGTAGTCTCATAATACACTACAAGGtgttctggtaaattttcataatttttggatgagtaaaactatttttcctgtttttagtccattataaatacaaaaatcggagAAAAATAGGAAtacattatgaaaaattctgaaaatatttttctaagtCTTAAACAGAGAGTATAAGCTGCGCAAATTATTATATACCTTTTTCAAATTAtctaaagtggttttatgatttattagggctaaaaaaaaaggaaattcaaaaccatattaaacagtaacaaaaaccGATGAAATTTAATGTGGGGTCATTATTTAGCATAGGGGTCATCCAAGAACTTActtaggatttatagacctcagaaattattttatatgatttattgccctattttgttgcaataattataataattcgagaaaaatgaattatcttctggaaatttacagagcatcttattttgttgatggtaatctgggaaaaatcggatttggtcagaaaagtagttttagatatttatttggaaataaatccttcatgaacatatttgaaagcttttaacaacatactttgatggtctagcatctaagcttgaagatcatcacatgcatgtttgtttgaagaccattcatgagtttgaaatgttcaaaaatcgtttttgaaagaaaacttagaatgcatgtggtgattttccaccaaaacttgtagaaaagtgcattttcatgatcttgacttaggtttaggtccttggatttcaccatttacaacatgcatgttgtttttgggtgaaatcctaccaccatcatcatcaaaactgaGGTGAATGAACATGCACACATATTTTCTAAAAGAAAGGTGTAGAAGAAGTAGGAAATGCAAGAAAAACCTTGAAAACATGGAGGAAAATGAAAGGAAAAcgtgttctaccttaatgaacaccactagatgatgaagattttgattTTGAGGTGTGTTATTGGACTTATTCTATGGAAAATTTCATGAGTATAGAGAAATGAAGAGAGAAATGGAGTGGTGGTGAtgaagagtgtgagagagaatgaggggtagagtgagagagaagatggAGTGGTagagttaattgattatgtgttttgggaAGATAGGAGTGCCTTGGGAAGAGGGTGGCCGGTTTTGGAGGATAAGAAAGCGCTTCCCTctcttatatttttataaaattcaaatcttttataaaaatatcaaactcttttataaaatgtGCACCTTAATATAGTTTTTACTCATAAAAtattgatttttgacttataaattaagggtaaatgttaatgacttaattttttTCCCTTGATTATATTTCCTTGAACTTAATCattttaagataatattataagtttcataactatttttataaaattcttgatgttaaactttataaaatttaggttttagggcttttagggttttggagtttaataaactttgaatatcaaaataaattgaatatttgagacttcaaattatctatggtattataactcttttatagttataaataatgtttgtaatttattttttatcagtttattggcattctatgtagtgattccgagatttaagcgaaattgaggaatcaagtatactagtcctagtcttcaactttgacttaagtttctatgagactttgacctaatttctactactaggtcaagtgcatgatgtgtgtatatgattcatgaaatgttgTTCGAGTCAAAGGgtgacccaaatatggatagtcactacagttaagtagttgtagaattcacataccaaTGTCAAATCCAAGATTAttatccattgtttctaattgtttccaagtttctaataGGTTATATCTtaacttctagttactaagtctagtatgtgtcgtgcctatacgtgcaactaagtttagtcaaatctagaaccgactcgaattttaaCGGTTGTCACCGTACCGATCTTGGAGAATGTTGCTGGAAAAATGGTGTCATAGAATAAATCTTTCAACATGGGTTGATTGTTGGCATTGGCTAGACAGGGTGGTCACATAAAAGTTGTAACAGGTAATGAACATATTATCTCCTCTTTAGTGTTTTTCATTTCTTTAATAAATCCTTTGTGTTTGATACTAAATTTCTATACATCAAGTCAAAATGAAACACTGACTAGAATAAGGGGCTGTTTCTTTTTTAACCTAACGAGCTTAGTAGGTTAAGCTGACACCTAATCTTGATATCTATCATGGTAATGTTGTTTATTTGACTTAATCTGGGCAGAACTGACTTTGTTGAAATGTTTTTTTGGCAGGTTGATGTTGATGTTGGTTCTTCTACTGTAGCTAATGGTGTATTGAGTCTTGTAGTTGGTGCCATCACTAGCCTTGTTGTGGACATGGCTTTCCATGTACAGGTTTGTTAACAGTTAGATAAAAAACTGTTAAGTTCATTAATTTGATGAGAAAGGGTAGTTTGGTCATTAATTTTGAAACATAGGTCTTGGGTTAGATTAGGATCCTTAATCTTTAACAAAAAAACGTATAAAAGGGTAGTTTGGTTACATGCTGTTTGGGATCGGAACAAGTGGTGAAGGGTAGTTTTccattagtttatatatatatatatatatatatatatatatatatattaaatatggttttaacaagaaatagcaacatactttgttatttaaaaaaataaaataaaaacaaattgaaagtatgttgctatttcacTATGAACTTAAATGCTAACATATATTTTATCTTAGTACATGATAGTCATATGCTTGGAAATATTTTACCATTTGTGATGCCTTAAGCTCTTATTCATTTAATAACCTACCTCAAGTTTGATGAACTGAATCTTAGTCAATGGTTAAGAGTAAGGATTTTCACACTGTACTCTAAGGAATCTAATTTTTATTAGGGTATGATAAAGTAATCcatgaatttttatatttttgtgttgTTACAACTTAGTAAGTGTAAGAAGGTATTAGGCTAGACTTCATTAGTTGACATCTTGGTTTTGCCACTCTTAACTAATATTTACTCGGATGTCTTAAgatgtgtagcacctggttcctagtatGTAATTTAAACtaagtatttttgcatttttagctggaactcggcgaggtgtaggcccgactcaccgagtagggtcgggatattgagcacgtttaagttggcgactcgacgagtccatatcctagactcggcgagtccgccagtctggaagaaATCCTAATTTCaaggggttgcaccctatttaaacgtcgtTTTGTGCCTCATAGCGGCCCCCATTGTGTCCAGAACACTCCCTCTCAAAACCCTAAACCCTCTTTTGGTATTTTGGGTGCTTTTGGTGCAAttccttgaagttttggagagaagaaaAAGGTAtatcaagaggagaggaagaagatccaaAATCCTTATGCCATTTCAGAGCTTCTAGAGGTATTAGACTCGAAACCCTCTCTATTCCTTCATTATTATCTCATTAAGAGCTTATGGTAGTCATTTTAAGGCCACTTCTAGTCTTGATCTTTGAgtaatgagcttatagtgttaagggacttcagatctaggcatgattgggctctaggagctcagatctattgcctttttggagccatattgcatggaaGCCCTAGATATACTCTtctagtgcattttgagccctaaaaccttcattggtgtttatttatacgtaaagttggaaactttacgttatAATCAAGCCTTAAGAACCCAGATCCatgaatggaatgcactggattcaagcagaatcgagtatatagaagttgcatgcatgcaactcggtgagtcgttcttcggactcggcgagtggagtcgcgagtccccgatttttccccttttgagttatGCTGAGTGGGACCAGTGAGCTTTAAGTGGACTTAGTgaatcggaagccagactcagtaatggagggactcggcgagtcaatgccctgactcggcaaagtccaaggcaaccttcttgcctcaagaacagactcgacgagttgttcatacaactcggcgagtcacagaccaaagtgttcatcagatgaagatgaactcgacgatttgttcatacaactcgacgagtcggatgaaggacaATTGGATATCAGTTTAGaaagagaactcgtcgagtctatgcctaactcgacgagtaggaatgggagtgaggacaatcgactggatagggactcgacgagttggcgagccaactcggcgagtcgggtcaactagaagttgactttgactttgacttttgacttggctaggggtaaaatggtcattttaccctaagggcggttagcagtgtttgattgagtgtttcgtgggaattgcagccggaggatttccggagcagcagcagacagacagACATTTTCCGcatagatcagcagctactttgaggtgagttaccttccagtagcggtaggtctacggccacaatgccggcccaccagtagggttcgtatgttaggtgattgtctttgtgatatcatctaggtttgcttctacctgatatgttatatgctagcatgatatgttgtatgtgtagagttcggttgttaggaccgaagggtagtcagacaccccagatacgtctgacagtatgtgatgatatgtttgcatgttggcttgtatgttatatgcgataaaggtagtaggaggggaccagtccccgaggtTCGATTGTTAGGACAAATGGGTAGTCAGggccccataatggcttgacacgggtaggtcagggccccagaatggcttgacacgggtaggtcggcaccccagaatggccgtacgggtaggtcggcaccccagaatggtcgtaccgggtaggtcggacaccccagaaatgtctggcagtatgtatgtgatatgattgtatggtatgtggttcgatgggggaactcactaagcttcgtgcttagagtttttagttttgttttaggtacctcttcagcgaagggaaaggagccggtgcggtagcggcacatcatacacatacactttggttttccgcattatgatatattctgggattgtactctgacagtATTACTATTTTCACGTGTTGGGTATttagacacgagatatgtttattgaaatgatatgatcgtatgacgttttactacaaatgttttacaaactacttaatttaaatgaaacttttggacgtgaaatttgggtcgttacaagatgGTATCGGGTATTCAAGTATAAGGTATTACACCCTGTGGCTCCTTGCTAGGGAACCGAGACTCATTTCAGCAGATCTAGAAACAAGATCAATAAAAATTaacttttatttgtatttttttatttcacCAGACCTGAAATTAGAGATCCTTTTGTCAACTAAGGTTTTGTTTCGAATATTTGGTATACAATTTTCTAAACTCATCATTTTTCAAATTATCATTTAACTTAAACTAttaatttttcatttatttatcagCATCTAAAGTTTTTAAGGATTATATAATGAGGTTTTTCCAGCACGGTAAGAGAAACATTGGTATAACCATacttaaaaaaatcaatttttacactttttaattaaagaaaaatcatttttattgtTTTAGGACGATATTGTCCCTACACACTgtgtttatataaataaaattcaatttttacagTTTTAGGACCATATTACCATTGcagaatgtttttattttaataaaattcatttttttacaGTTTTAGGACCATATTGTCCGTGCCCACtgttttaatattaaaaagaATTCAATTTTAATACCATATTGCCCTGCACattgtttttatattaaaaaaaaaaaccaattttACAGTTTTAGGATGTTATTGCCCCTGCAAActgtttttatattaataaaattaatttttttttacaattttaggACGATATTGCTCCTGCACACCGTGTTTGTGTGAactcattttaaaaatatattttttattttgtagcTTCCAAGCAGTTTGTGAATGCTAAAGCATGGAATAGTTGCATCAGGAGAGTTTAAACTGTATTTTTAACTACACCTTTGCTAAAAGTATATGATTTAGCTTTGGATTGGGCTGGTAGGTGGATTAGATGTAAACATACAATGATTTATGGTAATCTATTGAGCTTGTGGATGATAGGAATACAATTCCTAGAAGTAGAGCGACTTGTATTTGGAACAAAATTTGGGGCTATATGTCGATTTACTCTAATTCATGATGTTATTATTTAGTTTACTCTAATTCATGATGTTATTATGTACTGTGTTTGAGGTTGAATTTGATTGTTAATATCAAAGGTCTCAATGGAGAAAAGTTGGAAATATGATGTTAAATGGACCGTTTCTGCTTTTGAGTTAGATAGATTTGGTGAGTTATGTTAAATTAGATGATTTTGCACCTACAGATGGTTTTGAGTTTGAAGTCTTTAAGTAAATCAGTTGCTGGTTGGATATTGCTTGAATTCGTAGAGAAATGTAAATCGCCTCCCCTGCATAGTGTTTTTATATTAATAACATTTAATTTTTACAGTTTTGGACAATACTGGATACTAAAAACTGTTTTTACATCAAAACACTATGAATTTTCACTTTTTGTTTTACCATATTGCCCCTGCACgttgtatttttattaaaaaaataaattcaattttTATAGTTTTAGGACCATATTGCCCCTGTACAgtgtttattttaataaaattcagattttacaGTTTTAGGACAATTTTGTCCTTGCACactgtttttatattaaaaaaaaaattcaatttttaaagTTCTAGGATGATATTGCCCCTGCACACTTGTATtaataaaattcattttttacaGTTTTATGATCATATTGCTCATGCACActgtttttatattaataaaatttattttttttacagttttAGGACAATATTGCTCCTgcaaattatttttatataaataaaaattcaatttttacagttttaggaaCATATTGCCTTGCATAATATTTTTATACTAATAAAATTCAATTTGTATCATTTTAGGACCATATTGCTCGTGCACAATGTTTTTATTTGAAGAGAAACTATTTAATGGACCATCGACTGTTGAATAGCTGCATCGTGCTGATCGCCAAAATGAACAAATTGCCAGAATGAAACAAATCGAAATGAATCAATTTGATGACCGCCGAAACAAATCCTCAGAATGAAACAAATCGACGtccgaaaaaaaaaacaatacattATAGTAGATAGGTATACTAAATTCTCTATTTTAATCAAAACTTGGTTTTGATATTAAACCTTTTGCGATATGAATTATCTATATAGGTACTTAAATATTTAGATTTTAAATATATCACTTACTAACTAACCGTTTACATGGTAAATTAGTAAATAACCATAGATACATAATATTTACTAATAGATTTTAAGTGTCAACTTGATATCAAAAGATTATTTTTATACtattacattaaaaaaaaatcatgtcaAAGTTTCATTTGTTTTTGCTTTGAAAGGTAAGCAAATTTGGACTACATTTACCTAACTAATTGCCcaccaaaaagaaaaagaagttaaTTATAGATGGAAAACTTtgctaaaatttttaattttaacatAAATTAGaaacatattattatttttgacCCAATAACGAAACATAGTTTTATTTTAAACCCAAAACACCCACATACTTTTAACGATTAACGACCATTGGATTTCGTTGAAGGCTTATGTTGTAAATTTTAAACTATACcatatattattatttatgtcTGCGTTTAGTTATTTTATCTCCTACAAATATAATAATATGATCTATATTAAAAAATAGAGTATGTGCCTTCGTTTGTGACAACATAGGCCGGATATATAAAAACTCTAAAATGAGATTTCATGACCAGAAAAAGCAACTCTTTGACATACATTGGAAATAAAAAATGGGTTAAATATTTCGAACCCACGTCACACTAAAGCGGTTAAAGTTTCAAAACAAGTTTAGATGTTACAGTGATTTGTAGTTAATATTTTGAATGATTAATTGCAATTTGCAATGAAATGACACATAATTGATTTATTAGTGTTTAGGGACAGAAAAAACGAattaattatgaatatttagtaTCTTGATTAACAGTTAATGATTTTTTTGTTTGATCTGATAGCCGCAATGAAACTAttcaatgaaataaattaattgcCGCTGAAAACTATTCGCTGCCGctgctttgcgcgggtaaacggctagtttgtgtgtgtgtgtgtgtgtgtgtatatatatatatatatatatatatatatatatatatatatatagagagagagagagagagagagagagagagagagagagagagagagacgtttCTGAAAAATTGAAAAAGATTACTTTTAGGAGGCGATAATATATTATAGAAAATGATGAAACACCTCTCACTAGGCTTTAAAGGAATTTATAAAATTAGTTGATTTTATTTCAAAAAGTCTTTAGTTTAAAAGTTACAAAATAATGATCCCAAATACCAAAATAAAAGTTATTAGTTTTTAAGAACGAAGTTTTGACAATTCCATATCATAACATACTTCAAATGTTAACATATAAACCGTGACCTTCAAAATATCATCGCTATCCGGTATGCATCATCCTTAGGTCTTCAATCTAAACATAGTGAAAATACCGAATGTTAACTCATTTAGAGTAAATAATTATGACAATCATTATTAGGAGTGACAATAGCAAGACATGATATACCATACTCAAATCCGAAACTAAAAAATGTACTCATACCGTCATACCCGATACCCCGACGAGTACCTTATCGAATGCCCCCATCGATTACACATAGGTTAGCACGTAGAAAATAGTGAATTATAAAGGTCAAAATTTGAGGTTAGATAACCATAAAATAATGAATTTTAAGGCTAGAATTTAGTTTTAATTTGATCCGAAGACTAAGAAATGACATGTATACAAATATAATggttaaattaaatttaaaactaataaaatgtcCGACTAGACATCCATTTAACGGTTGTAGTGTACAAAGAATATAAGCTGACATCATCTACAACCCTTAAGTTTCGTCACTGTCAATCCCTATTGAAAAATAGATCGTTGTTGCACTACCGGACGTGAAACCGGAGGAAGCATCTTCCCAATCAGCATATAGTCAATCCTACCGGAATAAACAATTAGCAAGTAGCAAACAAAAAGCTTAAAGAATGGCGTCTCTTTCACTTTCGATTTCACCAAACCCTGACCGCTTAATCGACGGTATCTTCGTCTCCCCTCGGAGGCAGTTGCTCCGTCgtgttgctatcaattcaagcCCCTCCGGCTTCAATTTTCTTACGAAATTAACGTCAGCTGAGAAACACAGGAGAAACAAAGTAGCTGCCGTCCGAATGTCGTCAATATCTCCTGCTTCGCACTCGTATGACGTCGTCGTAGTTGGCGCTGGAATAATTGGATTGAGTATCGCCCGGCAGCTTCTCATTGGTTCGCATTTGTCTGTCGCCGTGGTTGACGCCGCCGTCCCTTGTTCCGGCGCCACTGGTGCAGGTGCATTAACTGATTACCTCCTCCGTGATCTGTTAGTCTAGTTTATATCGTTTTAAGCACTGTTGATTATATACATCCGTTTGCTGATTTCTGTTACTGTTATGGCTAGTGTCACTGTTCAGTAAATACCAATTGATCACTGGAACTTGGTTCACTTATTACAGCCAACTTATTGAGCTTGGAATGAGTTAGATTTTAATGAAATAAAGAATTTTCTTCTGTATGAGATCTGATTGCAGTCTGAAATTCATCGTTATATGAACATACCAATCCTAAACGTTAACAGATTATGAAGAAACGAACCAGAGTTTAATTACCTCGATCATAGCTTATACTAACATCACAGCATCAAAGAGCTAGCTAATTGCTTCCAAAAGCTTCTATGCAAATTTGATGCCACTTTCTTGAATTCCAATCCCACTGTTGTTTCATGTTGGATTTAAATAACCAGTAATGATGGTGATGAACTTGGGTTGTTATTTGCTAAAGCATTTACAATACTTTGGTTAGGGAACTTATAAGAAGAAAGAAGACTTTGAATTTATGTGCTTGTggaaataacaacattcttcctAAAGCATGATTCATATTATGATCTCATCACCATTCTAATTGACATTTGAATTTGTTTTAGGACAGGGCTATATATGGATGGTGCATAAGGTTCCAGGAAGTGAGAAATGGGAGCTAGCAATGAGAAGCCGTGAACTATGGGAGAAATTTGCAGAGGATATAAAGTATCAAGGAATGGATCCTCAAGAAGTTCTTGGCTGGAAGAAGACAGGTACACTACACATATCTCTCCTAAACACTCCCCTATCTTCTCATTTTCGAAGGGTATATAAGACATTTGACAAACTGTCAAACCCCAACACATCCCCTGTATATTAACACAATATTAATAGATTGGTATACACACAAACAGGAAGCTTGTTGGTTGGTAAAACCTCAGATGAAATGGCTGTATTGAAAGAGAAGGTAGATAAGCTATCTAAAGCTGGACTCAAGGCAGAGCTCTTGTCTATCATTGATTTAAAGGAAATAGAACCTGTTCTTGTAGTCGGAGAAGAAGGTGGGGCCGCCTTTCTACCCAATGATTACCAACTTGATGCTCGGCGTTCAGTTGCATATATAGAAAAGGTAAGCATCACTTCTTGACagagggtaaattggtcatttcTTTTATTCAAGCAATTCATTCAGTccaaaaaagaaacaaaacattTTAAGTCAACTGTTCCTCAACAAATGTGTAATACAATTCAATTACTAAAAGAATCACTGAAAATATCACACAGGAGAACAGAAAGTATGCAAGTGAAGGAAGATATGGGGAGTATTACAATCAGCCAGTAACTGGTTTATTAAGGTAACACACTAAATATTTTTGCTGAAGACAACTTACAAAGCTCATTTTTTGAAGGGGTAAAGATGTCATTTTTTTTATAGATGATTCATCTTTTTAGGTCTGGCAATGGGGAG
This window encodes:
- the LOC111900122 gene encoding uncharacterized protein LOC111900122, with the translated sequence MASLSLSISPNPDRLIDGIFVSPRRQLLRRVAINSSPSGFNFLTKLTSAEKHRRNKVAAVRMSSISPASHSYDVVVVGAGIIGLSIARQLLIGSHLSVAVVDAAVPCSGATGAGQGYIWMVHKVPGSEKWELAMRSRELWEKFAEDIKYQGMDPQEVLGWKKTGSLLVGKTSDEMAVLKEKVDKLSKAGLKAELLSIIDLKEIEPVLVVGEEGGAAFLPNDYQLDARRSVAYIEKENRKYASEGRYGEYYNQPVTGLLRSGNGEVEAVQTPKYSLYSKKAIVISTGCWTGSLMQDLIRDSDIKLNIPVKPRKGHLLVIENFNSFKLNHGLMEVGYIGHQDAILQPNNLDSGAETSSISMTATMDTLGNLVLGSSRQFVGFNTEINEEIINKIWERAKEFFPSLRELLLKDLEKNREVRVGLRPYMPGGKPMIGPVPGLSNVFLAAGHEGEGLTLALGTAEMVADMVLGNPSKVDNAPYALHAHCS